Proteins found in one Serratia plymuthica genomic segment:
- a CDS encoding trans-sulfuration enzyme family protein, producing the protein MAKFDTLTVHAGYTPDATGAVMPAIYATSTYAQPAPGEHSGYEYSRSANPTRTALESAIAELEGGSRGYAFASGLAACSTVLELLDQGSHLVAVDDLYGGTYRLLEKVRSRTAGLRVTYVSPADIAALEQAIEPETKMIWVETPTNPLLKLADLSAIAAIAKKHGLISVADNTFASPYIQRPLELGFDVVVHSATKYLNGHSDVVAGVAAVGDNAALAEQLGFLQNAVGGILDPFSSFLTLRGIRTLALRMERHSNSALRIAQWLETQPQVEDVYYPGLPSHPQYALAAKQMSSFGGMISVRLKGDDAFARRVIKRSRLFTLAESLGGVESLISQPFSMTHASIPLEQRLKTGITPQLLRLSVGIEDAEDLIADLQQALAE; encoded by the coding sequence ATGGCCAAGTTCGATACGTTGACCGTTCATGCCGGATATACCCCGGACGCCACCGGCGCAGTGATGCCGGCTATCTACGCCACCTCGACCTACGCCCAACCGGCGCCGGGCGAGCACAGCGGCTACGAATATTCACGCAGCGCCAACCCGACGCGCACCGCGCTGGAAAGCGCCATCGCCGAACTGGAAGGCGGCAGCCGCGGCTACGCCTTTGCCTCCGGCCTGGCGGCCTGTTCAACGGTGCTGGAGCTGCTCGATCAGGGCAGCCATCTGGTAGCGGTCGACGATCTGTACGGCGGCACCTACCGCCTGCTGGAAAAAGTACGCAGCCGCACCGCCGGTTTACGCGTCACCTATGTTTCCCCGGCGGACATCGCCGCGCTGGAACAGGCGATAGAGCCGGAAACCAAAATGATCTGGGTGGAAACGCCCACCAACCCGCTGTTGAAGCTGGCCGATCTGAGCGCCATTGCCGCTATCGCCAAAAAACACGGGTTGATCAGCGTGGCGGACAACACTTTCGCCTCACCCTATATTCAGCGGCCGCTGGAGCTGGGGTTCGATGTGGTGGTGCATTCAGCCACCAAATACCTTAACGGGCATTCCGACGTGGTGGCCGGGGTTGCCGCCGTGGGCGATAACGCGGCGCTGGCGGAACAGCTGGGCTTCTTGCAGAACGCCGTGGGCGGCATCCTCGATCCCTTCAGCAGCTTCCTGACGCTGCGCGGCATCCGTACGTTGGCGTTGCGCATGGAGCGCCACAGCAACAGCGCATTGCGTATCGCCCAGTGGCTGGAAACCCAGCCGCAGGTGGAGGACGTCTACTACCCGGGCCTGCCGAGCCACCCGCAATACGCGCTGGCGGCGAAGCAAATGAGCAGTTTCGGCGGCATGATTTCGGTCCGGCTGAAAGGCGACGACGCCTTTGCCCGCCGGGTCATCAAACGTTCGCGGCTGTTCACCCTGGCGGAAAGCCTGGGCGGCGTTGAAAGCCTGATCAGCCAGCCATTCAGCATGACCCATGCGTCGATCCCGCTGGAGCAACGGCTGAAAACCGGCATCACGCCGCAACTGCTGCGCTTGTCGGTGGGGATTGAGGATGCGGAAGATCTGATCGCGGATCTGCAACAGGCGCTGGCGGAATAA